The nucleotide sequence ACAAAACACCAATGGTTTTGAGTTTTGAAAGAACCGATGGCTCTGAAGTGACGTTGGTCGTCAGGCTTGATCGGAGTGATACTAAGGGTAACTTTGGTACCATCCTGAGAGTAGACGTGCGCAATAAGGGCGAGAGTACTCAGGAGGACTTCGAAGGTTTTCCCGTGCGTCTCTCGTGCTCGCAACAAGGTAAAGTTGTGCTATGGCCAGCCTAGTTTTGCCCCTCCCGTTGCCCGTTTGGCAATGGGAGGGGTTCTTAATTTTCTGGCACCGCTGCTATTTATTTGAATGCCTGCGCCTAGGCTATTGCTGCCGTGAGCTATATAGCAACTTGCCCCAGTTTCATGCTATACTAAGGTGTTATGCCAGAGGTTATCAAAGTTACAGGTGCACGCGAACACAACTTAAAAGATATTAGCGTTGAGATTCCACGTGACAAATTGGTGGTAATTACCGGACTATCAGGCTCTGGTAAATCTTCGCTTGCGTTTGATACTATTTATGCCGAAGGCCAGCGGCGTTACGTCGAAAGTTTAAGCAGCTATGCGCGGCAATTCTTAGGACTAATGGAGAAACCGGATGTCGATCAGATCGACGGCTTAAGTCCGGCAATTAGTATTGATCAAAAATCCACTAGCCGCAACCCACGTTCTACCGTAGCAACAGTGACCGAAATTTACGACTATTTGCGTCTTTTATACGCTCGAATTGGCGTGCCGCACTGCCCAATCTGCGGTAAAGAAGTTAACCGTCGCACACCCCAAGCAATTGTTGATGAAGTACTGAAGTTCCCCGAAGGCAGTCGCTTGATGATCTTAGCCCCAATTGTCAAAGATAAAAAGGGCGAATTTGCTCATGTTCCGGAACAATACCAGCGGGCTGGTTTTGCCCGGGCCCGAGTTGACGGCGTGATTTACGCGCTCGACGAATGGCCGCAGCTCGATAAAAAATATAAACACAGTATTGAACTTGTGGTCGATCGAGTGGTCAGCAGTCCCGATTCTGCCAGCCGAATCACGCAATCGGTAGAGCAAGCGCTTGAAATTGCCGAGGGTACAGTTGAAGTGCTTGAGGCCGATGACAACTCACTCCACACTTATAGCCAGCGCTACGCCTGTATCGATCACCCAAATGAAATGATTCCCGAGCTTGAACCGCGGCTGTTTAGCTTTAACGCACCGCATGGGGCCTGTCCGGTCTGTACGGGCCTCGGCTCACGACTCGAGGTCGATCCTGAGTTAGTATTTAACCCTAACCTCACCATTGCCGAAGGTGCCATCCGACCCTATAACCGTGTCAACAGCGATGCTTGGTACATGAAAAAGCTGGCGGCGGTCGGCGAAGCTAACGGTTTTAGCATTCATACGCCCGTAAAAGAGTTCGATGACGATACGCTGCAGAAAATTTTGTATGGAACAGGCAGTCAGAAGTACCGGGTAAGTTTAGGCGGTGGACGGTATTTCGATACCGCCTATGAAGGCGTGGTGCCCAACCTTGAGCGACGCCACAAGGAAACCGATAGCGAATTTATGCGCCGCGACATCGAACGCTTTATGCGCGAGAAAAAGTGTCATGCTTGTGGTGGAGCTCGCCTAAAGCCAGTAGTGCTGGCGGTTACGATACACGGCTTTAATATTATGGATATTTGCGGCCTGAGTGTTAATGACGCGCTTGATATGTTTAAGAATAAACTATCATTTACCGAGCAAGAACTGTTCATTTCTCGCCAGATCGTCCGCGAAATTACCGCTCGGCTTGGCTTTATGCACGATGTTGGCTTAACCTACCTTGAACTTGCCCGGGCCGCTAACACCCTGAGCGGCGGGGAGGCGCAACGGATTCGCCTCGCTACCCAAATTGGTTCTGGCCTCCAAGGCGTGCTGTATGTGCTCGACGAGCCAAGCATTGGCCTGCATCAGCGCGATAACGACCGATTAATCGCCACCCTTAAACATTTGCGTGACATTGGCAATACCGTTTTGGTAGTTGAGCACGATGAAGACACCATCCGCGAGGCGGACTACTTGCTGGATATTGGTCCTGGTGCGGGTATTCACGGCGGCCAGGTGATTGCAGCTGGCACTCCGGCAGAAGTCGCGCAAAACCCAAATAGTATTACGGGTAAGTTCCTAAGCGGCACTGAAAAGATCGCCGTGCCTAAAAAGCGGCGCACGATTAACGCCAAGCGAAAGCTGGTAATTCGCGGCGCGGCAGAACACAACTTAAAGAATATTGATGTTGCTTTCCCGCTAGGCGTCATGACGGTAGTTAGTGGCGTGAGTGGTTCGGGTAAGTCTACTTTGGTTAATGACATTTTAGCCAAAGAACTCGCGGCTCGTCTGCACCGGGCGCACGAAGTCGCCGGTAAACACGAAAATATTGAAGGATTAGACCAACTCGATAAAGTAATTGTTATTGACCAATCGCCAATTGGCCGAACGCCGCGCTCAAACCCAGCAACTTACACCGGGGTATTTACGCCGATTCGTGAATTATTTGCAACTACTCCCGAAGCTAACATCCGAGGCTACAAAGCTGGTCGTTTTAGCTTTAACGTCAAAGGTGGCCGCTGTGAAAATTGTCAGGGCGATGGTGTGATAAAAATTGAAATGCATTTTTTGCCAGACGTGTATGTTACCTGTGAAGAATGTAAGGGCAAACGCTATAACCGTGAGGCACTCGAAATTAAATATAAAGAAAAAACAATTGCTGACGTGTTAAGTATGACCATTGAGCAGGCGGCTGAATTCTTTAAGAATGTCCCAGCCATTGCCCGCAAGCTCGATACTTTAGTTGAGGTCGGCTTAGGTTACATTACTTTGGGGCAGCCAGCCACCACTTTTAGCGGTGGTGAAGCGCAGCGTATAAAACTGGCCACCGAGCTAAGTCGGCGCGCCACTGGTAAAACCTTATACATTCTTGATGAGCCCACCACTGGCTTACACTCGGCTGACGTCAAGCGTCTATTGCATGTGCTCCAGGCCTTGGTAACTGCTGGAAATAGCATGGTGATAATCGAACACAACCTCGATGTCGTAAAAAGCGCCGATCACGTGATCGATATGGGTCCAGAAGGCGGCCTAAACGGCGGTACGGTTGTTGCCGAAGGAACGCCTGAAGACATTGCATCGAACAAGCAGTCCTACACCGGCCGCTACTTACAGGCCTTGCTGTAGCTTTAGCGCTTAGTTTGCATGAACAGTTCGTGGAGCTGCGCCTTAACCCGCGATCGAATTAGTACCTGCTGAGTGTGCGTCAGCTGATAATCAACCCGGGTAGGAAGCTTTTTATATAAATACCGGAACTCTTCTTGTTCGAGTTCCGGTAGGTTAGTGGGATAAAATTTATTTAATTTAGATTTAATGATTGATTTTGCGTAGAAACCAACATTTCTTTCGAAACGAGGTTTCCCGATGATAATCACCGGCCGGTACTTGAGCATAGCGTATAGTAGTTGGTTGCAGGTGGCTTCGTCGACGCTATCGCCACAATAAATGATATGAAAAGCACAACTAGCAATGCCATTGTAGAGGTCGACCATTGCCTTATAATGGTCCTCGGGTGTTACTATTTGGTCGGTCGTGGTATAGATGTGAGGCCGCTGAATATCAACACTGTGTAGCTGATGTTCAATTTTAATCAATATGTCCCGGTGGTTAAGAAAGTTACCGCTCACCTGAACTGTATACATCTGTCATTCCTCCATATGTGCATAAGCCGCCGAAGCAACATTGGTTAATGATATACGCATAATAGGTGTAGGTGCGTATGGTTTTGAAATTATGCCACAGGTAGGGGGTGAAAGTAAAGTGAATCCGCCGTTTTTATTAGTACTATTGTTGTTTAAAGTGTTCGTTGTCGCCGTTTGCAGGCGACAATTTGGCTTTTTAACTCCGAAGTGATATAATTAGGATAATTATGTTAGTACACTTTATCGCTACACGTAGTAATCTTGAAGATGATCTAAAATACTTTAGCCGTATAAACCGTATTGTCTGCGACCTTGGCCACACCTATACACTCGACTGGGTAAAGCAAGCAGAAGAACAAACTAACTCGAATGATAGCGATAAAAATAAAGAAATTGACTGGAAAAAGCTGCACGATGACAACATGAATGCACTGGCGAAGGCGGACGTCGTCATTGCTGAAGCCTCCTCGCCCAGCTTTTCGACTGGTTACTTGGTGGCAATGGCGTTGCAGCAAAAGAAACCAGTGCTGGTCTTGAAGCGCAAGTCAGCGGGCGGCGGTGAGTTTTATACTGGCTTGAGCTCGGATTTTCTTTATTCCGAAAAATACACCAATGACAATCTTCAAGAAATTATTGCCAAATTCTTGCAAGATAACACCATTGAAACCAAGGATATGCGGTTCAATTTCTTTATCGATCGTGCGATTTATAACTATCTTCGCTGGGCATCGTTCAAGTCTGGCAAAACCAAAGCCGAAGTGCTCCGTGAACTCGTACAGCGCGAAATAAACAAAGAAGATTATTAGTAAGACGTATCAATAGCTGTGCGTCTGCGCTGAATTAGCTGGTATCGCAGCGATTAGGCTTAGGTATATATCCTAGAACAAAAAATAAGGTCACAGACAGGCGAATTGGGCCGAGGAAGAACGCAGTAGTCGGGGTAGGCTTTTCGGGGAAGCGCTACCGATTTGTTTTGTCGGTAGCGCGGCTTTTCTTTTTCAAGACATTTTTTGAAGCTTGCACAATGGCCTTGCGGCGGGAGGCATCCTTCAGGATGTGAATGATTGGCGGCAGCACTGAAATCAAAATAATAAGCGCGATGATAGGCAAGAGGTAGTGATCGACTTCAAGGCCCTGTGATTCAAACCACGCGCCGGCGTAATAACCAAGATAGGTTAAACCTACTGCCCAAAGCAGCGCTCCCACCAGGTTAAAAAGCAAGAACTGTTTGTAGTTCATTTTGCTAATACCGGCAACAATTGGTGCGAAAGTTCGCACTACCGGAATAAAACGGGCAATAACGATCGTTTTAGGGCCATGTTTTTCATAAAATTCAGCGGCTTTTTCAACATTTTCCTTTTTAAAGAGCAGCGAATCGGGACGCCGAAAAATCTTAGGCCCTACCCGCTTGCCAAAAGTGTAGCCCACACTATCGCCCAAGGCGGCAGCTACAAATAAAATTGCCACCAAGGCATGAATATTTATATTAAGCACGCCTTCGTGCGCCAAAAAGCCGGCAGTAAATAGCAGGCTATCGCCCGGCAAAAAGAAACCGATCAAAAGACCGGATTCTGCAAATACGATTGCCGCTACGCCAAGCACGCCAAACACAGTAATAAATTGTACGAGTTCAAATCCTGGAATCATGCTCTTTATTTTACCATGGAACGATAGGTTATAATAGAAAGACAAACTAACGTACTGAAGGAGAGTCCTTATATGACAAGCAATGAAGTTACGTTGACGCTCGAAAAACGCACGGTGATTGGTAAAAAGGTTGCTCGGCTGCGGGCCGATGGCCAAGTGCCTGGGGTAATTTATGGCCACAGCATGAAAGCCACGCCAGTTCAGGGCCCACTGTTAGCGGTGCAAAAAGCCATTCGATTAGCTGGCAAAAACCATCCGGTGCATCTTACGATTGATGGAAAGAAAAAACTAGCCCTTATTAAAGATGTGGCGCTTGATCCGGTGCACTTCACTATTCAAAACGTGACTTTTCATGCGGTAAAACAAAACGAAACCGTTACCGCCGAAGTACCGGTGCGGCTAGTTGGTGCCGGCGAGAGCCCGGCTGAACGAGCTGGCTTGGTTGTGCTGCAAGCAGTGACAGCGCTTGAAGTGAGCTCGCGGCCGGCAGCGATTCCTGAAGCACTTGAGGTTTCAATTGAGAACCTTGCGGAAGCCGGGCAAAAACTAACGGTGGCCGATATTACGCTGCCTGAAGGTGTTGAGTTAGCGGCTGATCCAGAGCTAGCAATCGCCACTGTGTATGAGCCAGGCGCCTTACAGCGAGCCAACGATTCATTAGCTGGTGACGGCGAAGATGCGGCGGACGTTGCTGCCGAAAATGGCGAAGATACCCCGCAAGACACTCAAGCTGCCGAGGATCAACCCGGTGGCAAGCAGCAAAACCAGCCTGCAAAAGACTAATAGCCACTAAGGTTAGAGTAAAGATTCAGGCGCTATCATACGGTAGCGCCTGATTTACTATATAAACTAAGGGTCACTCTTCAATAAAACCACCCGACTGGTGTTCCCACAAACTAGCGTAGATGCCCTTTTGGTTTATGAGCGCTTTGTGCGAGCCTTCTTCCGCAATAGTGCCGTTATTGAGCACAACAATCCGATCCATTTTTTGAATCGTACTTAAACGGTGGGCAATGACAATGGCGGTTCTGTCTTTCATTAACTCCCACAGGGCGGCTTGGATGAGCTTTTCGCTTTCGCTATCGAGGGCACTAGTGGCTTCATCGAGCACCAGGATCGGGGCGTTTTTTAGTATTGCCCGAGCGATCACAATTCGTTGGCGCTGGCCGCCGCTTAATTTTATACCCCGTTCACCAACGGTAGTGTCGTAGCCTTGTGGTAAGCGGGAGATAAACTCGTGAGCATGAGCCTTTTTGGCCGCCGCAACAAGCTGTTCTTCGGTGGCGCTAGGGTTGCCATAGGCAATGTTTTCGCGAATACTGCGGTGAAAGAGTAGCGGTTCTTGTGGTACGTAAGCGATCGCACTGCGGAGATCATCTTGGGTGATCTTGGCGATGTCTTGCCCGTCGATCAAGATCCTCCCTTTATCAAGATCGGAAAATCTCAAGAGCAAGCGAGTCAAGGTTGTTTTACCCGAACCCGAGTGGCCAACCAGACCAATTTTTTCACCGGCGGCGATCTTCAGTGAGAAATCGGTGAACAGAATATCATCTTTTGAATCAGCGTGGGCAAAAGTGATGTTCTCAAAGTTGATAGCGCCATCTTTAATGCGCGACACTTCGGGTGACGGGGTGTCTTGAACAGCCGGGTCGGTAGCAATAATATCCACCATATCCCTGGCATCGCCAAAGGCGCGATTGTATTGCCGCAAGGTGCTGGTGCTGAATTCCCACAGCCGATTGGTGAGGTTGCCGGTGTAGTTCAAGATCAAAAACACGGTGGCGATGTCGCCGTTTTTAAAAATCACCACGCTGGCAATCGCAATCGTAAGTGAAACGGCCATGATCGAACCGTTAATGGTACCAAAGATTGTGTCGCGTTTGCTGACGGCTCGCATAACTTTTAGGCCGGCTTGGCGAGTTTTTTCGGTCGCATTAGCGTACGTTTCGGCTTCAATATTGCCACTGGCAAAACTTTTGACTGCCATCACGTTGGTTAAGCTATCAGCGAGCATGCCGGTTTGAGCGCTCGAGGCCGAGGCTTCTTCGGCGTGCAGCTTACGAACCGGCTTGGTAATAAAGAAGGCGCTGACCATAAAAATAGCTGAAAACACCAGCAGGGCAGCCACATATAACGGCGCCTTGGGGAGCAAAATAATGATGGTAATGGCGAAGGCCATGATCAGTGTTGTCATATTAAAGACAGTAGTATCGGCAAACCGAACGTAAGCACTGACCAGCTTGGTGCTTTGCGACACCAGCGAGCCACCAAAGTTATTAGCATGAAAACTCGCACTCTGCTTCATGAGGTGTTTAAAGATGCGCTGCGATAGGTCGCGGGCCACCAACAGCTCGAGTTTCCAGATGAGCAAGATCACCACTCGCCAAGCTATGGCGTTACCAACTAGTACCAGCACGGCGTAGAGCAGGATGTCATTACCAAAACTACCCCACAAGTCGCCACTGTCGAACTGGCCTTTGCTTAAGCGGTCGAGAATGCCGGCCACGATTAATGGCGGAATAAATTGTTGAATTAATAGCGTAAGGGGAACGCTGGTAAAAATACCCGCAATGTATCCCGGATATGCTCGGGCATGTTCCCAAAAAAGTTTTAAGGTGTCTTTGACACGACGCTCTTTCATAGAGGATCCTTTTTGATTATTGTTACTGGTTTGTTATTAGGTG is from Verrucomicrobiia bacterium and encodes:
- the uvrA gene encoding excinuclease ABC subunit UvrA, giving the protein MPEVIKVTGAREHNLKDISVEIPRDKLVVITGLSGSGKSSLAFDTIYAEGQRRYVESLSSYARQFLGLMEKPDVDQIDGLSPAISIDQKSTSRNPRSTVATVTEIYDYLRLLYARIGVPHCPICGKEVNRRTPQAIVDEVLKFPEGSRLMILAPIVKDKKGEFAHVPEQYQRAGFARARVDGVIYALDEWPQLDKKYKHSIELVVDRVVSSPDSASRITQSVEQALEIAEGTVEVLEADDNSLHTYSQRYACIDHPNEMIPELEPRLFSFNAPHGACPVCTGLGSRLEVDPELVFNPNLTIAEGAIRPYNRVNSDAWYMKKLAAVGEANGFSIHTPVKEFDDDTLQKILYGTGSQKYRVSLGGGRYFDTAYEGVVPNLERRHKETDSEFMRRDIERFMREKKCHACGGARLKPVVLAVTIHGFNIMDICGLSVNDALDMFKNKLSFTEQELFISRQIVREITARLGFMHDVGLTYLELARAANTLSGGEAQRIRLATQIGSGLQGVLYVLDEPSIGLHQRDNDRLIATLKHLRDIGNTVLVVEHDEDTIREADYLLDIGPGAGIHGGQVIAAGTPAEVAQNPNSITGKFLSGTEKIAVPKKRRTINAKRKLVIRGAAEHNLKNIDVAFPLGVMTVVSGVSGSGKSTLVNDILAKELAARLHRAHEVAGKHENIEGLDQLDKVIVIDQSPIGRTPRSNPATYTGVFTPIRELFATTPEANIRGYKAGRFSFNVKGGRCENCQGDGVIKIEMHFLPDVYVTCEECKGKRYNREALEIKYKEKTIADVLSMTIEQAAEFFKNVPAIARKLDTLVEVGLGYITLGQPATTFSGGEAQRIKLATELSRRATGKTLYILDEPTTGLHSADVKRLLHVLQALVTAGNSMVIIEHNLDVVKSADHVIDMGPEGGLNGGTVVAEGTPEDIASNKQSYTGRYLQALL
- a CDS encoding VTT domain-containing protein; this translates as MIPGFELVQFITVFGVLGVAAIVFAESGLLIGFFLPGDSLLFTAGFLAHEGVLNINIHALVAILFVAAALGDSVGYTFGKRVGPKIFRRPDSLLFKKENVEKAAEFYEKHGPKTIVIARFIPVVRTFAPIVAGISKMNYKQFLLFNLVGALLWAVGLTYLGYYAGAWFESQGLEVDHYLLPIIALIILISVLPPIIHILKDASRRKAIVQASKNVLKKKSRATDKTNR
- a CDS encoding ABC transporter ATP-binding protein, giving the protein MKERRVKDTLKLFWEHARAYPGYIAGIFTSVPLTLLIQQFIPPLIVAGILDRLSKGQFDSGDLWGSFGNDILLYAVLVLVGNAIAWRVVILLIWKLELLVARDLSQRIFKHLMKQSASFHANNFGGSLVSQSTKLVSAYVRFADTTVFNMTTLIMAFAITIIILLPKAPLYVAALLVFSAIFMVSAFFITKPVRKLHAEEASASSAQTGMLADSLTNVMAVKSFASGNIEAETYANATEKTRQAGLKVMRAVSKRDTIFGTINGSIMAVSLTIAIASVVIFKNGDIATVFLILNYTGNLTNRLWEFSTSTLRQYNRAFGDARDMVDIIATDPAVQDTPSPEVSRIKDGAINFENITFAHADSKDDILFTDFSLKIAAGEKIGLVGHSGSGKTTLTRLLLRFSDLDKGRILIDGQDIAKITQDDLRSAIAYVPQEPLLFHRSIRENIAYGNPSATEEQLVAAAKKAHAHEFISRLPQGYDTTVGERGIKLSGGQRQRIVIARAILKNAPILVLDEATSALDSESEKLIQAALWELMKDRTAIVIAHRLSTIQKMDRIVVLNNGTIAEEGSHKALINQKGIYASLWEHQSGGFIEE
- a CDS encoding 50S ribosomal protein L25 gives rise to the protein MTSNEVTLTLEKRTVIGKKVARLRADGQVPGVIYGHSMKATPVQGPLLAVQKAIRLAGKNHPVHLTIDGKKKLALIKDVALDPVHFTIQNVTFHAVKQNETVTAEVPVRLVGAGESPAERAGLVVLQAVTALEVSSRPAAIPEALEVSIENLAEAGQKLTVADITLPEGVELAADPELAIATVYEPGALQRANDSLAGDGEDAADVAAENGEDTPQDTQAAEDQPGGKQQNQPAKD